Part of the Porites lutea chromosome 14, jaPorLute2.1, whole genome shotgun sequence genome, TTGGCCACAAGGATTGTTAGGCTTGTTGCTATTTTTGAGGAATATTCACTACAAATAAGTAGATATGCAGATGCATTTGAATTTAATGTAAATTTCTAAATCAGAACACCATTGGTGTGAAAATTTAAAGGTACCACCAGAAACATTATAAtaatacagtctaacctccactaacagccacctctctataacagcctttttttttggcagacagtccatacattcacacttgtttcaacctctctacaatggccactttcttggtggggtggggggggggggggactttaGGACTTTTTGgttggggatgtgccgctgggaccctggaacccttagcctgtgccagagctagttcaagtgaattttgctacacaaaactagactaaactccccaaatcccccctatcctagagtagctgttttccagaaacaactGAGGTCACTAGTACAGTTcagccaaaaacaaaaccaatttgctttttttatattcttgagtggcaattcctggttttcctagtctagactaaaatcttcagccAATTGATAAGTTTAAATGGAaacccatatatggcagtacctccccccccccgccccaggCTTTCTTCTGTTCCCAAGGTAGCTGTTATAGAGAGGTTCACCTGTATTAACTGTCATTCCGACTTTTGCTTGATTACCACCTAATTAAGACATTAACCTcagcaaaaaaaatctttgtcTTTGGTGACATTTATCAAGTTATAGCTTGATGTTTACCCTTTAAAAAGTTTAACCTGTAGGTAAGTAAATTTTTTGCCGTTGAACAAGTAAGTGTAAGTGTAAACAAGGGTAGTAAAGTTTACTACTATGGTGACAAAGATTCAGCACCCTCCAATGTGATCATTGAAGTAGATAAAAGTGTAACAATACATATATCTATTGATGCAATGCTAGTGTTTCAAAAGCGATGTGATGAAGACAAATTTGGTTATATCGTTAATCAAAGTATTCCGATAGCTTTCATCTTGCAGTCCATATTTTTTACTAAAAGGGGCATATCCTTTGCTATAttgttcagtttgttttttgttctgaGGTCAAAAAGGGATATCAGGTTCAGGACTGCcaaggcaacaacaacaacaacaacaacgaaatcAATAACATCTTGTCTGAGTTGTCTGCATTAAGTGGTGGCTTGTAGAATTTTCCTTTTCAGGTTCATATTTTCTAATTCTTTGTTGGTGTCACTATCTCAGTAATATTGGAAGGGTACCCCCACTTCTTCAGTGTATaactacaataattattataccaCTGCAATACTAAGAAAGTAAACTATCTTGTTACTATTGCAATAGTCAAAATGACCTCAGTAGTCACCCTGTCAAATCTGTGCTCTTCAGTTAATATCCTAATGGTGTTATttatttggttttaaaatttatgCTGGTCTTTGTCTTGTTTCGTGTAATAATTAAAAGGTAGTAACATCAAGGCAGTGAAATTTGTTCATTCTTTAGGATCTTCACTTACAAGACAATTCCATCAAGGACAACAGGCTTGCTAAACTCATTAAACAATGCCACACAAAAGCAGTTTTGGATTATGTTGCTGCAGGAAAGGAAATGGGGAAGGCAGCTGGTAAAAAGGGTGGAAAGAAGGGAAGAAATAAAAGACCCAGTGAAGGAGATAGTGGAGCTGAAGGACAGGAGGGTGCAGGAGCTCACATGGGACCAATCATTACTGTTATACACAGTGAAGACTTCAAAGTGGTCGCAAAAGCAACTGTTCAGGAAATCAGACCCTATATTGTATGCGCAATAATACGAAACTTGGATCTCTCTGAGATGACCACCTTCAGGAAGTTTATCAATCTTCAGGTCTGTAGCAAAAACAATGATTTAATTCTGATCAACAACTAATGCAATTGAAGGGGTCAGGGTAACCTAAATGACTTTTTTGCCTGTACTGGCTTATGACAAATAATTTTATCTTCACTGAGAGCTTTTGGGGCAGAGGGAGGATTTGTCACAGGGGAGGGGGTAGACAGGCCATTTGGGGCTGCAAAAACTATTACAGGGTGAAAAAGTCAATAGGTAAGGTTGATTACATGTTTGCCCCAGTCCTTTCAATTTTAATATGTAATATTTGGCAACTTGCAAGTAACAAGGCCAccactattattattaccatttgatttaaaaataccAAGCTGTGGCTCAAACtaggaaatttaaaatgtaaCTTTAATACAATTTGCTGGGTTATACAAGCAAGTTTACCAATAGATTTGGACTGCTAACCTACCAAAAAAAACTGTAGGAGTCTTCATAAACATACTATTCATAATTATAATTTCATCTAATTTATGGTACTGGAAAACAAACAACATTGTCTTGTTAAAAGTGTCCTCCAGGAATGTTGCCttcaaatcatttttttttgtccattgAACTTATTTTGATCTGTGTTTGTCTGATTTTCTCACTTTTGATTACATTTCCTTGCTGTGCATAGATGATTGCgttgaaaatacaaaaattaatatcCTCTGATAGGTACAGATTAATATCCTCTGATAGGTACAGACTAAAGAGTAGTCTGAGCACTAGTTTCTGAATCTCTCTGGGGCCCACTTTATAAAACTGGGTTGGATCAGGGTCAAAGGTGGAGAAGTGGTAGGGATTGTGGGGAACTGTCAGCTCTCCCTGAAGCTGGCCAGTGTGAGCTgtcagaaatttgaaaaatcaatgcaaactgaaaatgatttcAGTGTTAACTAGCATTTTCAAAAAACCCCTTTTTGTCTTCCCCACAAGTTTGCCTGCATTAAAGGTctgttaaagtaaaaaaaaaaacaaagtaacaCAAAATTCTGAATCATACTGGTTATGTGGAGCTCCTATTCCCTTTTCCTCTTCCACTACCATCCCCTAAGCCAAACAAAGCTGGTTTATGGAGGCAAAGTAAATGGCAAAGGAGGCTACGTCTGGCAGTTATCCCATCCGGCCACAAGCCATGTGAAATGCATTGACTtacattttttgaagaaatcaacCCTTTCACTCCCATGGTTAATGATGGAGTCAAAGGTGTCTTTAACTTTTGAGTTGGTGGAGGAATGAATGAAGTTTGACCATTTAGATACAAATTTGCATGTAGTAGATAATAGTGCAGTATTTTCAGATTGCAGtatatatttttcattatttttcagtgTCGAAAAAGTGTGAAAGTTAGAAATATTGTTGAATTTTGAGTTTGGTCACCTTTGGGATTGAAATCGGGGGAattaatacatgtatatcaaacatgagacggGCTTTCATCTGATCTTCTGTCATCAAGAACAAGCTTGattaaaaattcaagttttggcAAACTTCACTGTATTTGAATATCGAAATAAACTATTGTAATGTCTAGCTTCTGAAGATACTGTTGGCCAATCATTTCTAGCGAATATTAAGCTGAAGGTCACAAAAAATATTAGGGGTTGATTGTTTATTACCTGTGACGGGGGCCAGGCCATTTTGCTGGGGGTCATTTACAAGATCTTGATTGTTTTCAGGGGgtcatttgaataattttttgaaATCGATATTATTGAATGTAACAGCTGTAAATAGTAAACGCCGTTCTAATAAAAACAGTGGAATAGGGACTTCAGATCCAACGACATGAACGGCAacaagaacatcaaaaaaacaataggctttataagcaaatttaagaactttgcacatgcatcacgcttgtttgtacatttctttgccgatTTTTGCACTACTATACaatgtgaaaatgcctaatttcgcggtTTATGGAGTACGTAAACTAGCAACaaggaaattttatttctctttctgaacttggatatggttcctaggaattcaactccaggaaggttcaccaacatttgacaaaggCCACCTGTATTGATCCGAGTGCGGATAAATGACTGTCACAgaagagtcttcatagccaataacatcacggcttaactggcagacgaccaataacatcgcgacataattgaccaatcagatcaataaccagagtataataccatcaactgacgtgatacaactcactttgactctgaagatgactaccgcacaggttgtcgaaacgtcagtcactgtcaacaacaacggtcctattcaggactacgttcacccggacgatcaaactcaaccattttatttttctggccTTCGAAAAACGTGAAAGTAGATCATTAAACATAGCTACAATATGGTTAGCATTTTCCGTGTAATTATagcaattatttttattattatttacaatgataaatgttttttttttttttttttttttttaccttaacatAATTAATATTGTCATCGGCAATGCAATCCACTCATGGAATTGctaataaattttgttgttgttgttatatggGCTCAGTTTGAAAATCTTCTAAGCTTTCTCAAAAtgccgctccccccccccccccccctcctcacAGTTAATAATTAACGACCAACCCCTTATGGTAATAATATGTGTTATCTCCTTAATCTCCTCTTATCAGACCAAGCTGCATGAAAGTGTGTGTGATCAGCGAACTCTGGCTACAATTGCTACACATGACCTTTCATCATTAGTATTTCCTTTGGAGTATGAAGCTGTTGCTCCAGGTGACATTAAGCTACTGCCACTTGGAAAACACAAGGAAATATCTGCTGAACAGCTGATAACAGATCTCAGAACAGAAgccttaaaacaaaagcaaaagactaaaagaaatccGTTCAAGTCTGGTTTGTACAAGTATGTAACTACTATGATCTGTTTACAAATATCCTGCATGCAGACATCTCacagaaaacctttttttaggAAACAATAGATGTCTGCACACAGGCTGTAATCAAGGTAAAATTATAACAAATAACATAATGAGAAAACCTcacctggaaaacaaattattgCAATATGAAATTACAATATCTCAATACATTTGCGATCACAACcacagtgctgtcaactctcccgaATGATccaggagactccagattttggacctgaccgtatCTCccagtctccagattagagtctgaaatctccaGGATAGTCGcggaagtttgccatttcttttaGACTGGACTTTCCGACAATGAAATTTCAAGTAGTTGGCGTTACTGTTAACATCGAACGTTTCCTCAGAAACTCTGGTATGGTATtgtaatataaaaaatattgtgATTAGTGGGAAGTAAACCAATGAGGTGAAATGTTACGAtgacaacaacatctttttcgcgcgttttgtGTCATCGCAAATATTCGTGACGATCGGAGTCCATGAgtatttttttgcacaaataaTGTCATGACTGTGCCGTgcgttatgacgtcatctatcatcCCTTACTTagcaattctcaatatttgaagacgtgGGGGGTTGACAGTCCTGCAACTAAGAACGTGTTGGATTTGAAGATTAACAAAACATCTAGATATCAAtcatttgattttgattttgtcttGATAGGTATCTGAGCCTTGTAGAGGGTGCAACATCTTATACAGTTGTAAGAGATGCTACTAAAGGTGTGATATCCTTTCCTCCTGTCACTAACAGTGAGAGAAGTAAGGTGAGTTAACTGCTAGAACTAAAAGAGCTAGTAATCCTAATGAAGATTATTAGTCTGAATGAGTGTAAATAAGCAAGCAAATGAATTTGTTTCCTTAAGAAGACATTTAGGACCTGAGGAGTGACACCACGGAAAACTTCACTGAAAACTGACGTGGCACTTATCAAACTTTTCTCCTGATTATTCCAAGTTGTTCAGTTATTGAAaatagaattttataaaaggcCATTAGAAATATGGTTGATATGATATATATGCTCAAAATGAATTTTCAGATCAGAGCCGAGAAGTTGGATGTGCTGTTGGAAGTTACATCACCCATTGATTTAGCAACCTGCAAGTCAGTCATGGAGAACCTGATCAGCAAACTCCTTGAAGCTGGATTGCGCTCCATTCCTACTGGGGACTGTGCAGCAGAAGGAAAAGAAGTGCTGCTTATTGAGCAAGTCAGAGTTGTGAATAGTGATGGACAGCTCAAGGTTGTTTATCCATCAAGAATTGATCTGCAAATTGATGAGCTTA contains:
- the LOC140924270 gene encoding leucine-rich repeat-containing protein 47-like, with translation MNWPEVKQAADEHRYELVLNGSDVSERIEKGGLDRHIFNLTSLNFLQISNTKLSALPKELGNLVNLKTLDLHRNRIQELPTTIGSLKDLKNLDLSGNELQLLPSEMEELTFLQTLNLNCNNLTALPSLKNLKSLSRLDVSFNQLTELPEGIYELEHLAEIYASNNCITTIGADVCKLVGLKVLSLNLNKIELIPVELSLCHKLKDLHLQDNSIKDNRLAKLIKQCHTKAVLDYVAAGKEMGKAAGKKGGKKGRNKRPSEGDSGAEGQEGAGAHMGPIITVIHSEDFKVVAKATVQEIRPYIVCAIIRNLDLSEMTTFRKFINLQTKLHESVCDQRTLATIATHDLSSLVFPLEYEAVAPGDIKLLPLGKHKEISAEQLITDLRTEALKQKQKTKRNPFKSGLYKYLSLVEGATSYTVVRDATKGVISFPPVTNSERSKIRAEKLDVLLEVTSPIDLATCKSVMENLISKLLEAGLRSIPTGDCAAEGKEVLLIEQVRVVNSDGQLKVVYPSRIDLQIDELIKVIYEEKQ